The Cellulomonas sp. P24 genome contains a region encoding:
- a CDS encoding site-specific integrase has translation MGEAALRSLFRRHRASSGAIRVRPHRLRHTYGTELAAAGIDLLALRDLMGHVSPQTTAAYVHLSIEHLAAEYAAARAVMSGARS, from the coding sequence ATGGGTGAGGCGGCGCTGCGAAGTCTGTTCCGCCGCCACCGGGCGTCCTCCGGTGCGATCCGGGTTCGCCCCCACAGGTTGCGGCACACCTACGGCACCGAGCTCGCCGCAGCGGGGATCGACCTGCTCGCGCTGCGGGACCTGATGGGCCACGTCAGCCCGCAGACCACCGCCGCCTACGTGCACCTGTCGATCGAGCACCTGGCGGCCGAGTACGCCGCCGCCCGGGCCGTGATGAGCGGGGCACGGTCATGA
- a CDS encoding polysaccharide biosynthesis protein, which yields MSPLITETYRGSRVLVTGGAGFIGAATLRLLLAHRPAKVVVADIWENGLAELVRDLRAEGSVPDGTILEPRLVDVTGPLIDRVVRDDGPFDVVLAFAAAKHVRTERDAISALQMLNVNINGTYRVLKAAAESNPDCRLFMVSTDKAADPSSLMGASKRVMEELVMSELPSVTTTRFANVAFSTGSLLENWLIRLGRHHALPVPANTQRYFVRQAEAGQICLLASIAEPGSIIVPSDNAIDSVELTLALERMLDFLEIPRREVQLSEAAGHSDDRTARVLITARDTAGEKSAEVFVGSSEQRVAWLPGLDFVRSTLPRRDCRDLARWIEHATRAEPGPGIDEILSRVEEAVPEFVHVTSGLRLDDRI from the coding sequence ATGTCACCACTGATCACGGAGACCTATCGCGGATCACGGGTTCTCGTCACGGGTGGAGCGGGATTCATCGGGGCCGCGACCCTCCGCCTGCTGCTCGCCCACAGACCAGCGAAGGTCGTCGTCGCCGACATATGGGAGAACGGTCTTGCGGAGCTGGTCCGCGACTTGCGAGCCGAAGGCTCTGTGCCCGACGGAACGATTCTTGAACCCCGCCTGGTGGACGTGACAGGTCCACTGATTGATCGCGTGGTACGCGATGACGGACCGTTCGATGTTGTGCTCGCGTTTGCGGCAGCGAAACACGTCCGGACAGAGCGAGACGCCATTTCTGCGTTGCAGATGTTGAACGTCAACATCAACGGTACCTATCGCGTACTGAAAGCAGCCGCGGAAAGCAACCCCGATTGTCGCCTCTTCATGGTGTCAACAGACAAGGCTGCTGACCCGTCGAGCTTGATGGGCGCAAGCAAGCGCGTCATGGAGGAGCTCGTCATGAGCGAGCTGCCCAGCGTGACGACGACTCGATTCGCCAACGTCGCCTTCTCCACCGGATCGCTCCTTGAGAACTGGCTCATCCGGCTTGGCCGGCATCACGCACTTCCGGTGCCCGCTAATACACAGAGGTACTTCGTCCGGCAGGCCGAGGCCGGTCAGATCTGCCTCTTGGCGTCGATCGCGGAGCCGGGCTCGATCATCGTACCGAGCGATAATGCCATCGACTCGGTGGAACTCACTCTTGCCCTGGAGCGCATGCTTGATTTCCTGGAGATTCCTCGGCGGGAGGTCCAGCTGTCGGAGGCTGCCGGCCATAGCGACGATAGGACGGCGCGCGTCTTGATCACGGCGCGCGACACGGCTGGAGAGAAGTCCGCGGAGGTATTCGTCGGCTCGTCTGAACAGCGCGTTGCCTGGCTTCCGGGGCTTGACTTCGTTCGATCTACACTGCCTCGACGGGACTGTCGGGACCTGGCCCGCTGGATCGAGCATGCAACCCGCGCGGAACCCGGACCCGGAATCGACGAGATTCTTTCGCGCGTAGAGGAAGCGGTACCTGAGTTCGTGCACGTCACGAGCGGTCTTCGCCTGGACGACCGGATATGA
- a CDS encoding FkbM family methyltransferase — protein sequence MTVRSFSQNFEDILLWRALGNVASGRYVDVGAGHPEHNSVTKLFYDAGWSGINIEPLPSLADALTAKRPRDVTIQAAVSSRNIDSIDLTVVDSWDELSTTVADRADRLRAEGRALSTMSVPVVRLDNTLAAHGVRDIQFLKIDVEGAELDVLLTLDLTKTRPWIIVVEVVSGSSSSSDRQDIRDHLESHDYVHSYFDGLNDFYVASEFAGDLLAHFTTPVNVTDDFIVVSGTDHVMIELIGEKLGMNSPVQPSEAVQRVEATIRDRIGFENQLREVEAEREQFREREAGLLASLRSLQLTVDALEQSSFERERMVAWYAAEVENLRRSARRHEEAAAARAHDQAVHAQAKERDLQSRLDDVLGSTSWRITLPLRVVRRPRTYLKTLADR from the coding sequence ATGACAGTGAGGTCCTTCTCCCAGAACTTCGAAGACATCCTTCTCTGGCGCGCTCTCGGAAACGTTGCCAGCGGACGTTACGTCGACGTAGGAGCGGGGCACCCAGAGCACAACTCCGTCACGAAGCTCTTCTACGACGCAGGCTGGTCGGGAATCAACATCGAACCGCTGCCGTCCCTTGCCGACGCGCTCACGGCCAAGAGACCCCGAGACGTAACGATCCAGGCCGCCGTCAGCTCGAGGAACATCGATTCGATTGACCTCACCGTCGTCGACTCGTGGGACGAGCTATCGACGACTGTGGCGGACCGTGCTGACCGCCTGCGGGCTGAAGGGCGGGCGCTCTCGACCATGAGCGTTCCCGTGGTCCGCCTGGACAACACGCTCGCCGCGCACGGGGTGCGCGACATCCAGTTCCTCAAGATCGACGTCGAGGGCGCCGAGCTAGATGTCCTGCTTACACTCGACCTGACCAAGACTCGGCCCTGGATCATCGTCGTCGAGGTCGTCTCCGGCAGTTCGAGCTCGAGCGACCGGCAGGATATTCGCGACCACCTCGAGAGCCACGACTACGTTCATTCGTACTTCGACGGCCTGAACGACTTCTACGTCGCCAGTGAGTTCGCGGGCGATCTCCTAGCACATTTTACGACGCCTGTGAACGTGACCGACGACTTCATCGTCGTCTCGGGCACGGACCACGTCATGATCGAGCTCATCGGCGAGAAGCTGGGCATGAACTCGCCGGTACAACCGAGCGAGGCCGTCCAGAGGGTAGAGGCGACAATCCGCGACAGAATCGGTTTCGAGAATCAGTTGCGCGAAGTCGAGGCCGAGCGGGAGCAGTTCAGGGAGCGTGAAGCCGGCCTTCTGGCGTCCCTCCGGAGTCTCCAGCTCACCGTTGACGCCCTTGAGCAGTCCTCTTTCGAGCGTGAACGCATGGTGGCGTGGTACGCCGCCGAGGTCGAGAACCTCCGGAGGAGCGCACGCCGCCACGAAGAGGCGGCTGCGGCACGTGCGCACGATCAGGCCGTTCACGCACAGGCGAAGGAGCGCGATCTGCAGAGCCGTCTTGACGACGTGCTAGGAAGCACCTCGTGGCGGATCACGCTGCCGCTGCGGGTAGTTCGCCGCCCCAGAACCTATCTGAAGACATTGGCGGACAGATGA
- a CDS encoding GDP-L-fucose synthase codes for MAGTRVLVTGASGVAGRAVVHELKRSGYEAIGVDSARADLTRKEQAEELLETIHPDYVIHLAGRVHGLMGNIHSQGDAFYDNIQINTNVVEASRKVGVEKIVAMGSTAVYSDSVSLPMREDDLWLGAPHDSERGYAHAKRAMEAQLEAYRDQYGMDFAFVVSTNLYGPGDKFDEAHGHVLPSLVSKVYRAQTSGEPLEVWGTGNATRDFLYSADAASAIRTILEHYSGVINLATGVSVTIREAVETLVRVSGYSGTVTWDASKPDGQHARSYDISRLKALGWAPEFTLEQGLAETHRWYVENFATARR; via the coding sequence ATGGCCGGCACGCGAGTCCTCGTCACAGGCGCCTCGGGCGTCGCTGGCCGAGCCGTCGTTCATGAACTGAAGAGATCTGGGTACGAGGCCATCGGCGTCGACTCCGCCCGGGCAGACCTGACGCGCAAGGAACAAGCTGAGGAACTGCTCGAGACCATCCACCCGGACTATGTCATCCATCTCGCCGGACGGGTCCACGGTCTCATGGGGAACATCCACTCCCAGGGCGACGCGTTCTACGACAACATCCAGATCAACACGAATGTTGTGGAAGCCAGTCGCAAAGTGGGTGTCGAGAAGATCGTCGCCATGGGATCCACCGCTGTCTACTCCGACAGCGTCTCACTTCCAATGCGCGAAGATGATCTTTGGCTCGGAGCGCCGCACGACTCCGAACGGGGTTACGCTCATGCGAAGCGCGCCATGGAAGCCCAGCTAGAAGCGTATCGCGACCAGTACGGTATGGATTTCGCATTTGTCGTGTCCACCAACCTGTATGGTCCGGGAGACAAGTTCGACGAAGCACACGGGCACGTCCTCCCGTCCCTGGTGTCGAAGGTCTATCGCGCACAGACCAGCGGTGAGCCCCTTGAGGTCTGGGGCACCGGGAACGCCACTCGCGACTTCCTGTACTCGGCCGATGCCGCCTCAGCGATCCGCACGATCCTCGAACACTACTCCGGTGTCATTAATCTGGCCACAGGGGTGTCTGTCACGATTCGCGAGGCAGTTGAGACGCTCGTTAGGGTCTCCGGCTATTCCGGAACCGTGACTTGGGACGCATCAAAACCCGACGGGCAGCACGCGCGATCCTATGACATCTCACGCCTGAAGGCTCTGGGCTGGGCGCCCGAGTTCACGCTCGAACAGGGACTCGCCGAAACACACCGATGGTATGTTGAGAATTTCGCGACCGCCCGTCGATAG
- a CDS encoding tyrosine-type recombinase/integrase, producing the protein MSAAVARIATAGDHDLLGDYVDHLDTLELSDRARRDRLRAARTFLTTAGDLTAWMDLPTGVRVQDLRRTGAWPFLVHAIGAGLVRLDLDLAGAKNLTGLAATIEARDPGGFTAARTGGATLGWTQTWVQTVLGECLAVILAWHGGAVSQVTSAVIDDFDAALHSSVTIPASTKKAYRCRLASLRQILFQAHIVNDPPRRRPWARSLEQRLDAVAMAEPIREVIGRYVRTRATVLRPKSVESLVNDLLPVAEYLTTHHRDLRTFADLRREHVEGFLAWNQTRGWRGQRAAAGTGRTISRSVAASTVLTLRNLLDDITAWGWDQAPARRLVFAADIPKLDRPLPRALAPDIDAALMSAVAQLDDPFARTGLTVLRGAGLRIGELLDLELDAVVDYAAAGTWLRVPLGKLATERMVPLDHDTLTALDQWAATRGQHRPVPHPRTGAPTDFFFTEHGHRLGATRLRNGLLTAARDAQLHGPGAQVLVVTPHQLRHTYATALANAGMSLQALMALLGHVTPEMTIRYATLASPTLRAAYDESIGKLRRQLTLTPVGRPIVPDKIAWLGTEMLKTRLGNGYCSRHQAQGACPYANICETCDHFTPAAEFTAALTDQVADIRALQTDAEARGWASEAARHDRAATAIEHHLDRLRPRTENPPALAPPTRAG; encoded by the coding sequence ATGAGCGCCGCCGTCGCGCGCATCGCGACCGCTGGCGACCACGATCTTCTCGGGGACTACGTCGATCACCTGGATACCCTCGAGCTGTCCGACCGGGCCCGACGCGACCGGCTGCGCGCCGCCCGCACGTTCCTGACCACCGCGGGCGACCTGACCGCCTGGATGGATCTGCCTACCGGCGTCCGGGTGCAGGACCTGCGCCGGACCGGGGCATGGCCTTTCCTCGTCCACGCCATCGGCGCTGGGCTCGTGCGCCTGGACCTGGACCTGGCCGGGGCGAAGAACCTCACCGGCCTCGCTGCCACGATCGAAGCCCGAGACCCGGGCGGCTTCACCGCCGCCCGGACGGGCGGCGCGACACTGGGCTGGACCCAGACATGGGTCCAGACCGTGCTGGGTGAGTGCCTCGCGGTGATCCTCGCCTGGCACGGGGGCGCCGTCAGCCAGGTCACGAGCGCGGTGATCGACGACTTCGACGCTGCACTCCACTCGAGCGTGACGATCCCAGCCTCGACGAAGAAGGCCTACCGGTGCCGACTGGCCAGCCTGCGTCAGATCCTGTTCCAGGCCCACATCGTGAACGACCCACCCAGACGACGGCCCTGGGCCCGCAGCCTCGAGCAGCGTCTGGACGCCGTCGCCATGGCCGAACCGATCCGCGAGGTGATCGGGCGCTACGTGCGCACGCGCGCCACCGTGCTACGCCCGAAGTCAGTCGAGTCCCTGGTCAACGACCTCCTGCCGGTCGCGGAATACCTCACCACCCACCACCGCGACCTGCGAACCTTCGCCGACCTGCGCCGTGAGCACGTCGAGGGTTTCCTGGCCTGGAACCAGACCCGAGGCTGGCGAGGGCAACGAGCCGCCGCCGGCACCGGACGCACCATCTCCCGGTCCGTGGCCGCCTCCACCGTCCTGACCCTACGCAACCTCCTGGACGACATCACCGCCTGGGGCTGGGACCAGGCACCGGCCCGCCGACTCGTCTTCGCCGCCGACATCCCCAAGCTCGACCGTCCCCTGCCCCGCGCCCTCGCACCCGACATCGACGCCGCACTGATGAGCGCCGTTGCCCAACTGGACGACCCGTTCGCCCGCACCGGGCTGACCGTGCTGCGCGGCGCGGGCCTGCGCATCGGGGAACTGCTCGACCTCGAGCTCGACGCCGTCGTCGACTACGCCGCTGCCGGGACCTGGCTGCGTGTCCCGCTCGGCAAGCTCGCCACCGAACGCATGGTCCCCCTGGACCACGACACGCTCACCGCTCTGGACCAATGGGCCGCGACCCGCGGGCAGCACCGACCCGTGCCCCATCCGCGGACCGGCGCACCGACCGACTTCTTCTTCACCGAGCACGGCCACCGGCTCGGCGCCACGAGGCTGCGCAACGGGCTGCTGACCGCCGCCCGCGACGCCCAGTTGCACGGCCCCGGCGCACAGGTGCTGGTCGTGACCCCCCACCAGCTGCGCCACACCTACGCGACTGCCCTTGCCAACGCCGGCATGTCGCTGCAAGCCCTCATGGCGCTGCTCGGGCACGTGACCCCCGAGATGACGATCCGCTACGCCACCCTGGCCTCCCCGACCCTGCGCGCCGCCTACGACGAGTCGATCGGCAAGCTCCGACGCCAGCTCACCTTGACCCCCGTCGGACGCCCGATCGTGCCCGACAAGATCGCCTGGCTCGGCACCGAGATGCTCAAGACCCGGCTCGGGAACGGGTACTGCTCGCGCCACCAGGCCCAGGGCGCCTGCCCCTACGCCAACATCTGCGAGACCTGCGACCACTTCACCCCAGCCGCCGAGTTCACCGCAGCGTTGACCGACCAGGTCGCCGACATCCGCGCCCTGCAGACCGACGCCGAAGCCCGAGGATGGGCCTCCGAAGCAGCCCGCCACGACCGCGCCGCGACCGCCATCGAGCACCACCTCGACCGGCTCCGCCCACGCACCGAGAACCCCCCAGCCCTTGCCCCGCCCACGAGAGCCGGTTAA
- a CDS encoding glycosyltransferase family 2 protein: MTNIDSNRVERPQATLDVVVPLYNEAEGILLFHHELVSVLDSLRDRYVWSVIYVVDPSSDGTAQRVRELAAADARVGAIILLRRAGHQMSLIAGMERCNAGVVVTMDGDLQHPPTLIPQMLDLYETGVDVVQTVRSKTSGQGRISRAMSGAFYRLMRRLSNVPIVEGGADYRLMSARVVDILCNEIVESDRFLRGLIPWLGLPTATISFEAPARQAGRSKYSLSRSFSLAASGIVSFSKAPLYLGIVLGLVVSILGLLSGAIALVVRLAGADVPAGWTTLVVMVAILSGMQLVTLGLVGLYLGVVFDEAKKRPQILVGEVLSVTERDDSAFRTKERRIVPDRAPSREEASHGVRQREADVADSRGTPNLLDPESSSD, encoded by the coding sequence ATGACGAATATCGATTCGAACCGAGTCGAACGACCGCAGGCGACTCTGGACGTGGTCGTCCCTCTCTACAATGAGGCAGAGGGAATCCTTCTCTTTCATCACGAATTGGTCAGCGTGCTCGACTCGCTGCGCGACCGTTATGTTTGGTCGGTCATTTACGTGGTCGATCCAAGTTCGGACGGAACAGCGCAGCGGGTGCGTGAGCTAGCAGCGGCCGACGCTCGCGTCGGTGCCATCATTCTCTTGCGGCGCGCCGGTCACCAGATGTCGCTGATAGCTGGGATGGAGCGCTGCAACGCAGGAGTGGTCGTCACCATGGACGGGGACCTCCAGCACCCGCCCACGCTCATTCCCCAGATGCTCGACCTGTACGAGACCGGCGTGGACGTCGTTCAGACAGTTCGCTCGAAGACCTCGGGGCAGGGTCGAATATCGCGGGCCATGTCTGGTGCGTTCTATCGCCTCATGCGCCGCCTCTCCAATGTTCCAATTGTCGAGGGCGGCGCGGACTACCGACTGATGTCTGCGAGGGTAGTCGACATCCTCTGCAACGAGATCGTCGAGAGCGACCGCTTCTTGCGGGGGTTGATCCCATGGCTGGGCCTGCCCACCGCCACGATCAGCTTCGAGGCTCCGGCGCGTCAGGCGGGGAGGAGCAAGTACTCATTGAGTCGAAGCTTCTCGCTCGCGGCATCCGGGATCGTGTCATTCAGCAAGGCTCCCCTCTATCTCGGTATCGTGCTGGGGCTTGTCGTCAGCATCTTGGGTCTGCTCAGCGGTGCAATCGCACTGGTGGTTCGACTTGCAGGAGCAGATGTTCCCGCCGGTTGGACGACCCTGGTCGTGATGGTTGCGATTCTCTCTGGCATGCAACTTGTCACGCTTGGTCTCGTCGGCCTCTACCTTGGTGTCGTCTTCGACGAGGCCAAGAAGCGACCTCAGATCCTCGTGGGCGAAGTGCTTTCCGTCACAGAACGTGACGACTCGGCATTCCGCACCAAGGAGCGGCGCATCGTTCCCGATCGTGCACCGTCTCGCGAGGAGGCCTCGCACGGAGTGCGCCAACGGGAGGCAGACGTAGCGGATTCACGAGGGACTCCAAACCTTCTGGACCCGGAATCGTCCAGTGACTGA
- a CDS encoding GtrA family protein: protein MFTARVIRFLVVGGAAATLEFIAFESLVLVGVDPVFANVMSFVLGMTTSFLGYRRWSFAGEHLLGLGSQFGAYLTLAAFNALASSVIIHELTAEGVRPWVSKIGCMALIACWNYLLLNRLVFRRKRLGA from the coding sequence ATGTTCACGGCGCGAGTGATTCGCTTCCTCGTTGTAGGGGGGGCGGCCGCGACACTGGAGTTCATCGCTTTTGAAAGCCTGGTACTCGTCGGTGTCGATCCGGTGTTCGCCAATGTCATGAGTTTCGTTCTTGGCATGACCACGAGTTTTCTTGGATATCGTCGGTGGTCGTTCGCCGGGGAGCACCTGCTCGGATTGGGAAGCCAGTTCGGTGCCTATCTCACTCTCGCGGCCTTCAACGCTCTGGCGTCTTCGGTGATCATCCACGAGTTGACTGCAGAAGGTGTGCGTCCGTGGGTCTCCAAGATCGGTTGCATGGCACTGATCGCGTGTTGGAACTATCTTCTGCTGAACCGCTTGGTGTTCCGGCGGAAGCGGTTGGGTGCGTGA
- a CDS encoding sugar phosphate nucleotidyltransferase yields the protein MRYGFILAGGTGTRLRPYTFVLPKPLIPLGGESIIERVLRSFQNAGLEHVAISLGYLGHLVEAVIGDGSKHAVNVTYTREEQPLGTAGALKLIPFDLRDDDIVLVVNGDTLTSLDMGELLTWFECTGADAAMVCVEREVKIDYGVVTADEQGNLVSISEKPTTLNQLSTGINVISGRALRTLPEGRTDMPEFLMDLVANGHRVVCRTVSDLWMDLGRVEDLAAANDLIERGLI from the coding sequence ATGCGCTACGGCTTCATCCTGGCGGGCGGAACGGGAACGCGACTGCGGCCGTACACCTTCGTTCTTCCGAAACCTCTGATTCCACTTGGCGGCGAGTCCATTATCGAGCGAGTTCTTCGGTCGTTCCAGAATGCCGGGCTGGAACACGTCGCGATCAGTCTCGGCTACCTGGGGCACCTGGTCGAGGCCGTCATCGGAGATGGATCGAAGCACGCAGTGAATGTCACCTACACCAGGGAAGAACAACCGCTGGGCACAGCAGGGGCGCTGAAGCTCATTCCTTTCGACCTGCGCGACGACGATATCGTGTTGGTCGTCAACGGCGACACGTTGACGTCGCTCGACATGGGCGAGTTGCTGACCTGGTTCGAGTGCACTGGCGCCGATGCGGCCATGGTTTGCGTCGAGCGCGAAGTCAAGATTGACTATGGCGTCGTCACTGCTGACGAGCAAGGGAACCTTGTGAGCATCAGCGAGAAGCCAACGACCTTGAACCAGCTGAGCACCGGCATCAATGTCATCAGCGGACGTGCGCTGCGGACCCTACCTGAAGGGCGCACCGACATGCCCGAGTTCCTCATGGATCTGGTCGCGAACGGCCATCGCGTGGTCTGCCGTACCGTGTCCGACCTCTGGATGGACCTCGGACGGGTGGAGGACCTCGCGGCCGCGAACGATCTGATTGAGCGCGGGCTCATATGA
- a CDS encoding NAD(P)-dependent oxidoreductase encodes MSGVILIGASGWIGREVGNRLPDSTTVPAESVLESRGDALRPFLEDGESVVINAAGSRYGPLETMRRYNADLPEILAQQVARFGGHLVHISSAAEYGLEQPGGLCHEDAVAAPTSDYGRTKLSGTRAVLDLHEASVLRVFNIAASEPQEGSAFADIIERVARAVATHADAQLLSAGTVRDWVSLQFVCESIAYAADRRPAGLYNICSGTGVRIGDAVEVALAELAPTSNVRNLERFPSTTVIGVPDRWTGVSGLSQALGASALAKVVIRAASDRAYEHTADMGDKWSS; translated from the coding sequence ATGAGTGGGGTCATCCTCATCGGTGCATCGGGATGGATAGGGCGCGAAGTCGGCAACCGGTTGCCTGACAGCACAACGGTGCCCGCTGAATCGGTTCTCGAATCCCGCGGCGACGCGCTGCGGCCATTTCTCGAGGACGGCGAGAGCGTCGTGATCAACGCGGCCGGCTCGCGATATGGCCCGCTGGAGACCATGCGGAGGTACAACGCCGACCTTCCTGAAATTCTTGCGCAACAAGTCGCACGATTCGGCGGGCACCTCGTTCACATCAGCTCCGCGGCCGAGTATGGGTTGGAGCAACCGGGAGGCCTCTGCCACGAGGACGCCGTGGCAGCGCCGACCTCGGACTACGGGCGCACGAAGTTGTCTGGGACAAGGGCCGTACTCGACTTGCACGAGGCCTCCGTACTGCGCGTATTCAATATCGCCGCAAGCGAGCCGCAGGAGGGAAGTGCGTTCGCCGACATCATTGAACGGGTCGCGCGCGCCGTCGCCACCCATGCGGATGCTCAACTGTTGTCGGCTGGCACCGTCCGTGACTGGGTCAGTCTTCAGTTCGTGTGTGAGAGCATCGCCTATGCGGCAGACAGACGCCCAGCGGGGCTCTACAACATCTGTTCTGGCACTGGTGTGAGAATTGGAGACGCCGTAGAAGTGGCACTCGCAGAGCTGGCGCCCACATCGAACGTCAGGAACCTCGAGCGTTTCCCGAGCACTACGGTGATTGGAGTCCCCGATCGCTGGACGGGAGTCTCGGGTCTCAGCCAGGCCCTTGGGGCCTCGGCTCTCGCGAAGGTCGTGATACGCGCAGCATCTGACCGCGCGTACGAACACACCGCCGACATGGGAGACAAATGGAGTTCTTAG
- a CDS encoding glycosyltransferase, with translation MTLEVTPPSGHGICVMGRRAFGTGIGHLTESLFELLARKYDIRLWDIHAPFAPGEVVRLTNGREILLADDLDSFAVYIYADVLWNGTSFTEYVAPPATGYRIAYLAFDSDHLPPEWVEILNRDFDSVYFTSDHLVDVARDSGVRIEIGALPLALDIEAQIAKRYRPVAGRRVRFGTLSAYHPRKGLEALVSAFLREFGDSTEAELVIHSNVAIGETASAVRSMVEVARSGNVILSTDNLAERDKNELLESFDIYVNASAGEGYSVGPREALALGKSLVITDLGAHRPLFGPAGVFRVDTLHDSPAIYPEIDNRQFGYQRVPDPESLRMGLRAAFDFVRSDAAVTSAGDRKRLASEFSLGALERSYWAFVDPDSLALRRENAPSRHARLPAGHQSSIRVRAGRHGKSLGATKLVVPAHDGGFFSLYNTYVSHLVWSLRDSPQQMVVPDWDAGRLLERIGPDGPVSYCYSRPEQGNLWNHLFEPPYDLTSSELDDRQFLWDGSQEPANFFNESREPLLTYVHAYRLYASPDFMRIRRQYESATREHVRLLPPLQAELDGFLHKNRDGRFLVAAHVKHPSHAVEQPDGTIADRHTYVDLVRRAVAERGIREASEDWAVFLATEQDRVVQLFREEFGDHVIQFADVQRIPSETDTQFDELEDHEKIADGHQLQHIMATDTSLWNPRLAWEVIRDARVMASADVLFHAVSNVATAVSFMNHRVDMRFAAVS, from the coding sequence ATGACGCTCGAGGTCACGCCCCCGTCCGGCCACGGGATCTGCGTCATGGGCCGGCGCGCGTTCGGCACCGGCATCGGCCACCTGACAGAGTCTCTCTTCGAGCTCCTTGCGCGTAAGTACGACATCCGGCTGTGGGACATTCATGCCCCGTTCGCACCGGGCGAGGTCGTTCGCTTGACGAACGGGCGCGAGATACTGCTTGCCGATGATCTCGACAGCTTCGCCGTATACATTTATGCAGACGTACTGTGGAACGGCACGAGTTTCACGGAGTATGTCGCACCACCTGCGACGGGGTACCGGATCGCCTACCTCGCTTTCGACTCCGACCACCTCCCACCCGAGTGGGTCGAGATTCTCAACCGCGACTTCGACTCCGTGTACTTCACCTCGGATCACCTCGTCGACGTCGCTCGAGACTCCGGAGTCAGGATCGAGATCGGCGCACTGCCGCTCGCCTTGGACATCGAGGCGCAGATCGCCAAGCGATACCGCCCCGTCGCCGGGCGCCGCGTGCGATTCGGAACACTTTCGGCCTACCACCCCCGGAAGGGACTTGAGGCGCTGGTCTCGGCATTCCTTCGGGAGTTCGGCGACTCGACCGAGGCGGAACTTGTCATCCACTCGAACGTGGCAATCGGCGAGACGGCATCGGCAGTCCGATCAATGGTCGAGGTTGCTCGGTCCGGAAATGTGATCCTGTCGACGGACAACCTTGCGGAGCGGGACAAGAACGAGTTGCTCGAGTCGTTCGACATCTATGTCAACGCGTCGGCAGGCGAGGGCTACTCGGTAGGACCGCGAGAGGCGCTCGCACTGGGGAAGAGTCTCGTCATCACGGACCTTGGAGCACACCGACCACTATTCGGCCCGGCCGGAGTCTTCAGGGTCGATACGCTCCATGACTCTCCCGCGATCTATCCTGAGATCGACAACCGCCAGTTCGGCTACCAACGCGTGCCTGATCCCGAGTCACTGCGCATGGGCCTCCGCGCCGCGTTTGACTTCGTCAGATCCGATGCAGCTGTGACCTCCGCTGGAGATCGCAAACGATTGGCCTCAGAATTCTCCCTCGGCGCCCTCGAGCGCTCGTACTGGGCATTCGTGGACCCGGACTCACTTGCCCTGAGACGTGAGAACGCGCCGAGCCGGCACGCGCGGCTCCCTGCGGGGCACCAGTCTTCCATCCGTGTTCGTGCAGGCCGGCACGGGAAGTCCCTCGGCGCCACGAAGCTCGTCGTGCCTGCCCATGACGGAGGGTTCTTCTCCCTCTACAACACGTATGTCAGCCACCTCGTCTGGAGCTTGCGCGATTCACCCCAGCAAATGGTGGTCCCTGACTGGGACGCCGGTCGACTTCTAGAACGCATTGGTCCTGACGGACCCGTCAGCTACTGCTACAGCAGACCCGAGCAGGGCAACCTCTGGAACCACCTGTTCGAGCCGCCCTACGACCTCACGTCATCCGAACTCGACGACCGACAGTTCTTGTGGGACGGCTCGCAAGAGCCAGCGAACTTCTTCAACGAGTCACGCGAACCGCTTCTCACCTACGTTCATGCATATCGCCTGTACGCAAGCCCCGACTTCATGCGGATTCGGCGCCAGTACGAGAGCGCCACGCGCGAGCACGTCAGGCTTCTTCCCCCGCTCCAGGCGGAGCTTGACGGATTCCTCCACAAGAATCGCGACGGCAGGTTCCTGGTAGCGGCTCACGTCAAGCATCCGAGTCACGCCGTCGAACAGCCCGACGGTACGATCGCGGATCGCCACACCTACGTCGACCTGGTCCGTCGTGCGGTCGCGGAACGTGGAATCCGCGAGGCCAGTGAAGACTGGGCCGTCTTCCTCGCCACCGAGCAGGATCGCGTCGTTCAGCTGTTCCGCGAGGAGTTCGGCGACCACGTCATTCAGTTTGCAGATGTTCAACGCATCCCGAGCGAGACGGACACGCAGTTCGACGAGCTTGAGGACCATGAGAAGATCGCAGATGGTCACCAACTTCAGCACATCATGGCAACCGACACGTCGCTCTGGAACCCGCGCCTGGCGTGGGAGGTGATCCGCGACGCTCGGGTGATGGCCTCGGCCGACGTGCTGTTCCACGCCGTCTCAAACGTCGCGACCGCGGTCTCGTTCATGAACCATCGTGTCGATATGAGGTTCGCGGCCGTCTCGTAG